One Aspergillus oryzae RIB40 DNA, chromosome 2 genomic window carries:
- a CDS encoding uncharacterized protein (jacalin-like lectin domain-containing protein): MAKRSLSPDPASAERRFKSISTEKRPFRIINLSEGDLVHQTCVAVHGECPELDDAADTVFVSVSSSHMFNQEPQTVNHWPLHKGQWKALVMLAPGTNTLIFKLHHARRFLASLQINVNYIPLLQLPPLHLAVLVAKDSPLLIDCPPAKYGGISTAHSTIDAAISKLRMSAYMWQALTAEDFRQKGLGRRSFRLEEEWSANTTVQAGHQATTGTKSSMGSVAKVHIIRSDRNVAELRDADVAQQNPRGRDRDALHRYFEAALAKSGPPFESSCRPVVAGLILDAHYSNEQSMIMGHAALGCHKPDGISLGIFGSHLTYSWPRFLEEVPVCLTDMTPTGDTVGNDNGECDTMRGACFVGQGAFLHEVGHAFGAGHTTGIMARGYSKAWAMNFVAHETNGTAENDAKWDLQDALKFKSLPHFALPGDKLVSNDFRLAHVRIEVDFGLDNPDIMSMEGEHPEGLKVSCTAGLAQVSIENGVKPPIIHDFINAVTRKGACTRLSIDDVCAKFDQTQPLKVTALGMNGKVSVVKDFWAMLKERPYIIIPGSNVTLRKQSVRSEDLDSNDHDQEFIKWAMLLHRRGRDGQLHRATSIDLRVGCTMDGAIVYYADGQQANCGPGHPHRFGGHASQRHDIPVEETITKVRVCKDDHGWRSLAGICMTLSNGDEWGHLNHNDLDHDSDSDNDNGNGEGGKSVVTLEPAEDEVIVGFYGQSHPMSGYTFEFGILTTPRGVDLPGNVYDLPEFRNN; encoded by the coding sequence ATGGCGAAACGCTCGTTGAGCCCTGACCCGGCGTCCGCAGAACGTCGCTTCAAGTCTATATCCACCGAAAAGAGACCATTCAGGATCATCAACCTCAGTGAAGGCGACCTAGTACACCAAACTTGTGTTGCGGTCCATGGCGAGTGCCCGGAGCTTGACGATGCCGCGGATACCGTCTTTGTGTCTGTCTCGTCGTCCCACATGTTCAACCAGGAGCCGCAGACAGTCAACCACTGGCCGTTGCACAAAGGCCAATGGAAGGCGCTCGTGATGCTAGCACCGGGCACCAATACACTCATCTTCAAACTGCATCACGCTCGGAGATTCTTAGCTTCCCTGCAGATTAACGTTAATTATATTCCCTTGCTACAGCtgcctcctctccatctcgCGGTGCTTGTTGCAAAGGATTCACCGCTGCTCATCGATTGCCCCCCAGCCAAGTATGGGGGTATCTCAACTGCACACAGTACCATTGACGCAGCTATTTCTAAGCTCCGAATGTCAGCGTATATGTGGCAAGCTCTTACAGCAGAGGACTTTCGCCAAAAGGGATTGGGGAGACGCTCATTTCGCCTGGAGGAGGAGTGGTCCGCCAATACAACCGTGCAAGCGGGGCATCAAGCAACCACTGGTACCAAGAGCAGTATGGGATCTGTTGCAAAGGTCCACATTATCCGGTCGGATAGGAATGTCGCAGAGCTCAGGGACGCCGATGTTGCCCAGCAGAATCCTCGAGGTCGAGATCGGGACGCCTTGCACAGATATTTTGAGGCGGCTCTCGCCAAGTCAGGACCCCCTTTCGAGTCAAGCTGCCGTCCAGTGGTTGCCGGTTTGATTCTCGATGCGCATTACTCCAACGAGCAATCCATGATCATGGGGCATGCTGCATTGGGTTGTCATAAGCCCGATGGCATCTCCTTGGGCATATTTGGCAGTCATCTCACCTACTCTTGGCCGCGTTTCCTAGAGGAAGTCCCTGTCTGTCTGACGGATATGACGCCCACGGGTGACACCGTCGGTAATGATAACGGTGAATGCGACACCATGCGCGGCGCGTGTTTTGTCGGCCAAGGAGCTTTTCTGCATGAGGTGGGCCATGCGTTCGGCGCTGGACATACTACGGGGATCATGGCGAGAGGGTACAGCAAAGCCTGGGCGATGAACTTTGTCGCTCATGAGACAAATGGTACGGCAGAGAACGATGCTAAGTGGGATCTCCAAGATGCGCTGAAGTTCAAATCGTTGCCGCACTTTGCACTCCCTGGTGACAAGCTTGTGTCGAATGACTTTCGGCTTGCCCACGTCAGAATTGAGGTTGACTTCGGCTTGGATAACCCAGATATCATGAGTATGGAAGGGGAACACCCGGAGGGGCTCAAGGTGTCTTGTACAGCAGGCCTGGCGCAAGTGAGCATTGAGAATGGGGTAAAACCACCTATAATCCATGACTTTATAAATGCTGTCACTCGAAAGGGCGCTTGCACCAGACTTTCCATCGACGATGTTTGTGCAAAGTTTGATCAAACACAACCGCTGAAAGTTACCGCTCTGGGCATGAATGGTAAGGTGAGCGTCGTCAAGGACTTCTGGGCGATGCTCAAGGAAAGGCCCTACATCATCATCCCGGGTAGTAATGTCACTCTTCGCAAACAATCCGTTCGGTCTGAAGATCTAGATTCAAATGATCATGACCAGGAGTTCATTAAGTGGGCTATGCTCCTTCACCGCCGCGGTCGAGATGGCCAACTGCATCGTGCGACGTCGATCGACCTTCGGGTCGGATGTACCATGGATGGAGCAATAGTCTACTATGCCGATGGGCAGCAAGCGAATTGCGGTCCTGGACATCCTCATCGATTTGGCGGACACGCATCCCAAAGACATGACATCCCCGTTGAGGAGACCATCACCAAAGTCAGGGTTTGCAAAGATGACCACGGATGGAGGAGTTTGGCAGGTATCTGCATGACCCTGAGTAATGGAGATGAGTGGGGACATCTCAACCACAATGACCTTGACCATGACAGCGACAGTGACAATGACAATGGAAATGGTGAGGGCGGTAAATCCGTCGTCACTCTCGAGCCAGCTGAGGATGAGGTTATTGTCGGCTTCTACGGACAGAGTCACCCGATGAGTGGATACACATTTGAGTTCGGAATTTTGACGACTCCTCGAGGAGTTGACCTGCCAGGGAATGTTTATGATTTACCTGAATTTAGGAATAATTGA
- a CDS encoding uncharacterized protein (predicted protein), with amino-acid sequence MESFHRPSHPSACRSKWYSSFHCNSSLELHYYAGILNAIHDVLIPCLPQRIIWNLHLVARKRLAVGISFIGFVASLMGISKIAYIQGDKPDSCRLINPKPPLKCFLTLHLLLSPRHPIFISPCPTGQFPSALNLGPESQQLKGHRDQQQQEQLAVSPSEGTSTDAITELAKPSAEVAYLPRTDVLLTLLSLLVFICGQGEGDTPRAERRKKRRQNKTVGISGRKGYPVNNVESEFQCYRGWPTVTATPMDWIRFHAAYDTAWVAMMRKVADGSPSEWLIPSSLNHLPTTQSSDGG; translated from the exons ATGGA ATCCTTCCATCGCCCGAGCCACCCCTCTGCCTGCAGGTCGAAGTGGTACAGCAGTTTCCACTGCAACTCAAGTCTTGAACTCCACTACTACGCCGGTATCCTGAATGCCATCCACGACGTACTGATCCCCTGCCTCCCACAGCGGATCATCTGGAATCTGCATCTCGTCGCCCGCAAGAGACTGGCCGTGGGCATATCCTTTATTGGATTTGT CGCCAGTTTGATGGGGATCTCGAAGATTGCGTACATTCAAGGTGACAAGCCAGATTCGTGTAGGCTTATCAACCCTAAACCACCACTAAAATGCTTCCTAAC cctccatctgctcctgtcACCCCGCCATCCCATATTTATTTCACCATGTCCGACTGGACAATTTCCATCAGCTCTAAACCTTGGTCCGGAGTCTCAACAACTCAAAGGACACAgggatcaacaacagcaggaacAACTCGCGGTATCCCCCTCCGAAGGCACGTCGACGGATGCCATTACCGAACTGGCAAAGCCATCTGCGGAGGTGGCTTACCTTCCTCGTACGGATGTTCTTCTTACTTTGTTGTCTCTTTTGGTGTTTATTTGTGGGCAAGGGGAGGGGGACACACCCCGCGCGGAGCgtagaaagaagaggagacaaaacaaaacagttgGGATAAGTGGAAGAAAGGGCTACCCTGTCAATAATGTAGAGTCTGAGTTTCAATGTTACAGAGGCTGGCCGACGGTTACAGCCACCCCAATGGATTGGATACGGTTTCATGCCGCGTATGATACTGCCTGGGTGGCCATGATGCGCAAGGTGGCAGACGGTTCCCCTTCTGAATGGCTCATCCCATCATCGTTAAACCATCTTCCGACGACTCAGTCGTCCGACGGTGGGTAG
- a CDS encoding uncharacterized protein (predicted protein) produces MQLPSTKPTLHYHDIGSLGRGEVIRRRSRVQGCPISHLAILRYLARELGEYDGNTSLEKYFLDAVADVYNDWRIQWVNNLGNVTDKFRNEVVPNYYNVLARFYAQQEGPYLLGERITYTDFLVYQSIDNDSQTGTLPVSSASDLLYLHASLTCGESF; encoded by the exons atgcaGCTGCCGTCCACCAAACCTACGCTCCATTACCACGATATCGGTAGCCTGGGCCGTGGGGAGGTTATCCG ACGCCGGAGTCGAGTTCAAGGATGTCCGATATCC CATCTGGCAATTCTGAGGTACCTAGCCAGAGAGCTGGGCGAATACGACGGAAATACGAGCCTCGAGAAGTATTTCCTGGATGCGGTTGCCGATGTGTATAATGACTGGCGG ATCCAATGGGTAAACAACCTTGGCAACGTCACAGACAAGTTTAGGAACGAAGTTGTTCCGAACTATTATAATGTACTAGCCAGATTCTATGCTCAGCAGGAGGGCCCTTATCTTCTGGGTGAGAGGATCACTTATACAGATTTTCTCGTCTACCAGTCTATCGATAACGACTCGCAGACTGGAACCTTACCTGTAAGTTCCGCTTCCGACTTGCTTTATCTGCACGCGTCACTTACTTGTGGGGAATCTTTTTAA
- a CDS encoding uncharacterized protein (sulfite oxidase, molybdopterin-binding component), protein MPLTSQPGASYLEILNEPDWTRTHSHRVGTRDRDARYIGLTHGGDEIPYDLEEVAEEKLNELRQKVERGELVTVRDIMTKQIDFHLRRPDVHPKFWRYVLHTTESFIKQEQPWPVNVAKRGGEEKRRAKEEIEDPGRGKKGDSEEQSKGQEEDAQKDVKPKMSFEEAALLKYLQHEQKYRSSMRQNDGRGRSPFHDEVLPEQIDEADQFSPDSWVPRSKSLKRLTGKHPMNAEADLTTLFDAGLITPSPIHYVRNHGAVPHLLWENHKLDVVVDRPLTFGMDELISRFNSINIPIFLACDGSRRKELNMIKRTRGFNFTTAAVPPSRCASRSGCCRAHGERIREVLLGPL, encoded by the exons ATGCCGCTCACGAGCCAACCTGGTGCATCCTATCTAGAGATACTCAATGAGCCGGACTGGACGCGGACGCATAGTCATCGCGTCGGAACCCGAGATCGCGATGCGCGGTATATAGGGCTCACTCATGGTGGAGACGAGATACCGTATGATCTCGAGGAGGTTGCTGAGGAGAAGCTTAATGAGCTTCGGCAGAAGGTGGAAAGGGGAGAATTGGTTACCGTTCGAGACATCATGACCAAGCAGATC GACTTTCATTTGCGGAGACCAGACGTGCATCCGAAGTTTTGGAGATATGTACTGCATACTACTGAGAGTTTTATAAAGCAGGAGCAACCGTGGCCTGTGAATGTGGCAAAGagagggggggaagagaagaggagggcgaaggaagaaatagaagacCCAGGTcgagggaagaaaggtgaTTCTGAAGAACAGTCGAAGggccaggaagaggacgCACAAAAGGACGTTAAGCCTAAGATGTCATTTGAGGAAGCGGCACTGTTGAAATACCTGCAGCATGAACAGAAATATCGATCATCCATGAGGCAGAATGATGGGCGAGGTCGCTCCCCTTTTCACGACGAGGTACTTCCGGAGCAGATCGACGAGGCAGACCAGTTCTCTCCTGACAGTTGGGTCCCTCGAAgcaagagcttgaagcgTCTCACAGGGAAGCATCCTATGAATGCTGAAGCAGATCTAACAACTTTGTTCGACGCCGGCCTTATCACACCATCTCCGATCCACTATGTCCGTAATCACGGAGCCGTACCACATCTACTCTGGGAAAACCACAAGCTCGATGTGGTAGTCGACCGACCATTAACTTTTGGCATGGATGAGCTTATAAGTCGGttcaacagcatcaacaTACCTATTTTCCTTGCCTGTGATGGTAGTCGTCGGAAAGAACTCAACATGATCAAACGGACACGCGGGTTCAACTTTACCACTGCCGCT GTGCCTCCTTCGCGATGTGCTTCTCGAAGCGGGTGCTGCAGAGCTCATGGAGAGAGAATCCGAGAAGTGCTTCTGGGTCCACTATAA
- a CDS encoding uncharacterized protein (NADH-cytochrome b-5 reductase), with translation MKKGKTYRIEGYAYNGGGNEIDRVEISLNGGDTWLYCVRKLVETTRLSQDTQRYTFGLSPPATKLGLETGQHIQIGFHFKDSLVFRPYTPVRPVLDKEEDGTFDLVVKTYFPDENQPGGTMSNILDCLQEGEEVEVKGPSGAIRYQGHGCFSVDDKTYTFDNVSLILGGSGVTPGYQIIARVLEDKTDKTKLRVIDANKSEDDILLKGELEQLSKEHGNQFEIVHVLSHPGDGWGGLKGHVNEDIIKKHAFEPSDRTVALLCGPPTMIQKAVLPVLQAWGYDEDKNLFGF, from the exons ATGAAGAAAGGTAAAACCTATCGTATCGAAGGTTATGCTTATAACGGAGGCGGGAATGAGATAGACAGGGTCGAGATTAGTTTGAATGGTGGTGATACCTGGCTTTACTGTGTGCGCAAG CTCGTCGAGACTACACGCCTATCACAGGATACTCAGCGATACACATTCGGCCTGTCACCCCCAGCTACAAAGCTCGGACTGGAAACAGGCCAGCATATTCAGATCGGCTTCCATTTCAAGGATAGCCTGGTCTTCCGTCCTTATACTCCAGTCAGACCCGTCCTCGataaagaagaggatgggaCCTTTGACCTCGTTGTCAAGACATATTTCCCTGATGAGAATCAGCCCGGTGGTACCATGAGCAATATTCTTGATTGTCTTcaggaaggggaagaggtCGAAGTTAAAGGTCCATCCGGTGCGATTCGCTATCAGGGCCATGGCTGCTTCTCTGTGGATGATAAGACATACACCTTCGACAATGTTTCGTTGATTCTCGGAGGATCCGGCGTTACACCAGGCTACCAGATCATTGCGCGAGTTCTTGAAGATAAGACTGATAAGACTAAACTCAGAGTAATCGATGCCAATAAGTCTGAAGATGATATACTGCTGAAAGGAGAGCTTGAGCAACTGTCAAAAGAGCACGGGAACCAGTTTGAGATTGTCCACGTCCTATCCCATCCAGGGGACGGATGGGGTGGTCTCAAAGGACATGTAAACGAGGATATTATCAAGAAGCATGCCTTCGAGCCTAGTGATCGCACTGTGGCACTTCTCTGCGGGCCGCCCACCATGATCCAAAAGGCGGTTCTTCCCGTTCTACAAGCCTGGGGATACGACGAAGATAAGAACTTGTTCGGTTTCTGA